The sequence GCGCCCGACAGGGTCTCGATCTCGTCCGCGATCGCCATCAGCTCGGCCTTCGCGGCCTCGGGATCGGCCTCGCCCCCGTCGGACCACTCCACGAGCTGGTCGCGGATCGTGCGCAGCTCCGGCGTCTTCTCGGTGATCTGCTGGTCGTCGGGCCGCGTCTCGATATAGGAGCGGATGGCCCACGCGGCCTCCTGCCCCAGAAGCTCGCCGAAGGCCGGCATCCGCGTGATACCGTTCTGGGTGTAGCCGTTGCGGTAGCGCTCCACGTACCACTCGTCGCCGAACTCGTCGGCCTCCAGGAACCGCAGGTCGGGCGCGAGCCCGCCCGACACGCCGCCGAGGCCGTGGCACCGCGCGCAGTTCTGGTTGTAGCCCGACGCGCCGATATCGATCGCG is a genomic window of Pontivivens ytuae containing:
- the pedF gene encoding cytochrome c-550 PedF; amino-acid sequence: MARIIRLGALALITSTGLAFAHGDVAPQAVDTSGLPEVGEDWAFENPYRGDPEVYATAIDIGASGYNQNCARCHGLGGVSGGLAPDLRFLEADEFGDEWYVERYRNGYTQNGITRMPAFGELLGQEAAWAIRSYIETRPDDQQITEKTPELRTIRDQLVEWSDGGEADPEAAKAELMAIADEIETLSGADLADSVALRAAQQIDGTEASYAKAAETLTIGLSAAN